The following nucleotide sequence is from Gemmatimonadota bacterium.
GTAGTGGCTTTCGTTCGGGAGTCGCCAGTATTGTATTATAACAAATATAAGGGCGGGGACAAAGAAGATGAGCGTGCCCAACAATGCATATATCGATTGTGTGGCGGGTTCGGGCTGAGGAGAATCGTGGATTGTGGGCTTTGTGGTCGGAGGGGCCGTTTCGGGAGGTTTGACGCGGGCGAGCATTTTTATGACGCTTTTGCGATAGCTGTTGTCAGCAGCGGCATATACGCTCCAAAAGGCGGAGATCTCTTCGGCACCCGTGCGGGTAAATTTCTTTTCGAGTGCGCGTTTGCGCTCAAGAGAAAGTTCGGCGGGTGCTTTTTTTTTGTGTTTTCGAAGGTCGTCAAGAATATGTGTGAGGCTGGCGTCGTACCCGTGAATCCAGGGATAGGTGACGTGTTGGAGCAATTTTTCATCGGGGTTTGTGTCGCCAAATTCTTGGAGATATGCGTCGATGAGTTTTTTCCGCCCGATTTTAGTCCCTGCACCGGGAAAGTGTTTTGCCCGCAGTTTGCTGTCGCGTTGAAAGGGCAAATAGAGATGGTTGTGATCCGCTATTTCGAGGATGCGTTTGAATGCGTTGGTGAGCGTTTGACGGTGGGACATGGATTAACACAGATGGACATAGTTGTGAATTAAAGAAGTAGTGCAGGATGAAAAGAAGGGGTCTGGGAACTGGGGGTCTGAGACGGGGGCTCATCCTGTTCACCCTTTCATCACTGGATAGAATCACTCCAGTGCAGGCTCTGCACATCCTGATCATCCGTTGACAGCTTTTCCAAAGCTTGCGACAAATATGAGAAAGTCGGGAAAGTCAACAGTGCCGGACCCGTCGAGATCAAAGGTTGCATTGGCCGTGCCAAAGGCTTCTGAGAATAGGAGGAAGTCATAAAAGTCAACGGTAAGCGAACCATTGAAGTCGGTGCGTGGATCAGCGGGGATGAAGATGGCCGAACCGGTGATGGTCAGGCTGATTGAGGCTTTTTCCGGGTCGTTTGAGATTATGTCGATGGTGCCGGTAATTGGACCTGGAGCTGGCGGATTGAAAGTCACGGTGATGTCTTGAGATTGACCGGGTGGTACTGTTAATTGGGTTTCTGAAAGCGCAATGCCCGCGATGTCGGATTGGATGTCTGTGATGTTGAGTGGGCCTGTACCAGTATTTGTGATGGTAAATGTTGTTGTGACGCCTCTGCCCATTTCGATTTCACCCAAACTCAAATTTTCCTGAACCAGTGAAATGATCGGGAGCGGGGACGCTTCGATGGTGAGGTCGAGAACGGGTATTTCCAGGGTGCCAACACTTTGTTCGCCGTGTTGGAAGGTGATTTTACCCGAAAATGTGCCAGCCTGTGTTGGTGTCAGGGTGATTTGTACGGTTTTGCTTTCGCCGGGGGCTATGGTCAGTGTGGATGGCTCTATTGTAATGCCTTCGGGAGCCGTGTATCCGGTGATTTCGAGGGGACCTGCGCCGGTGTTTTCGATTTTAAATTCTACGGTTTTGGACTGCCCCACTTCAAGGGTTCTGCCAAAGTAGATCTCTGATGGGAAGAGGGAAATAACAGGCGTTTTATTGAGTAGTGCATCGACTTGCGCGTTGATCAGGTCATGAGAGCCTGAGGCGATTGCTGTGGCTCTAAGGCGCAAGATGCCGCCCTGATCAATGACGAGGATATCTTCGTTGCGGGTGCCGAGAGTTCTGGAGACGCCA
It contains:
- a CDS encoding choice-of-anchor D domain-containing protein, which translates into the protein MTQSRVTTPMLTNASGVSRTLGTRNEDILVIDQGGILRLRATAIASGSHDLINAQVDALLNKTPVISLFPSEIYFGRTLEVGQSKTVEFKIENTGAGPLEITGYTAPEGITIEPSTLTIAPGESKTVQITLTPTQAGTFSGKITFQHGEQSVGTLEIPVLDLTIEASPLPIISLVQENLSLGEIEMGRGVTTTFTITNTGTGPLNITDIQSDIAGIALSETQLTVPPGQSQDITVTFNPPAPGPITGTIDIISNDPEKASISLTITGSAIFIPADPRTDFNGSLTVDFYDFLLFSEAFGTANATFDLDGSGTVDFPDFLIFVASFGKAVNG